From the Orcinus orca chromosome 7, mOrcOrc1.1, whole genome shotgun sequence genome, the window TGAATATTTTCAAACTGGGCAGTGAAAGGCTTTTTAGAAACACAATTTTGCAAGCAGCATGGAGAATGGATTTGGAGGGAGAGACTGCTGTTGAGAAAGCCAGTCAAGAAGATGCTTCAACAGATGAAGGAATATGTGAAAAAGTCCTAGTTTGGCAATAGGAATGGGGAAAAACCATCCATGAGCTAGAGTCAACTGGACTTGGTGACCAATTGGATCAGGACAGTCAGAGAGAGGGAGTAATGAGGAAGACTCTGAGGTCCTGATGCCTTAAAGGACAGGACTTGGGTTAGGTGAGTGAATGCTGAGTTCAGTTTGGAAATGTTACTCTTGATGTGTCAGGGGACACATCCAGATAGATGTATTGAAAGGAAACTGGAAATAGGGACTAAGCCAAGGGAAGGAGTGGGCTGGAGATGAAGGTGTGGGTTACTGGAGTAGAGAGTAGAGTTTATTCTAATTACTTTGTAAATATCGCTACAAAGTTTTACAACACCCTTGGGATTTTTccattttcacaaagaaaatcAGTTTTTACGAGGAGAAAATCAatcattcacttaaaaaattatgCATTTTAGAGCATCAAAGTTGTTTTACCCCCTCTACAGAGTTCCTTGGAGAATAAAAGAGTcacacattgtgtgtgtgtgtgtgtgtgtctgcgtgcgTGTGCACGTGCAGGTGTGCTCAGAGTCTTTTGCCTTTTTAACCTTCTccttactttttttcttcatgtttttttgACTTCCTTTTCGGCAAATGTTAAGACTTGGGATTGGGTTTATTTTGCCTACCCTTGCTACCGATTTCAATCACTATTTTAGATTATGGATGCCTTTgaataataatgtaaatatagaaattatgcatatataaaatatgctAATCAGGATTCCAAAAGTTTTAGCTAGTAGATGCATAAGAAATGACAGTGGTTTTatgagaggtaaaaaaaaaagtggtagaaagcatattttttaaatgccagaatTTCTTAGGAAAAGATCAAATGTAACAAAACCCTAATATAAACATTGCAATTTTTAGAACTTCACTTCTTATGTCACATTCATGTGCTGTGCTAAGCTAAAGCTTATGATTGTTggattacagaaaatatttttaataaacactaTCAATAATTGCAAACTCAGGAACTCTTATCTTTCGATCACTCAGACCTTTGTGGAGGTTTGTGGTTAGAAGTCTGAGTTAAGGAGAATAAAGTGAAATTGCTGATCGGTCTCATATCCCCTTCACTGTGTGGGTTTTCTAAGTGCTTTTGCTAAAAGATTTTCAACCAGGCATGATACAATTGCTTATAAAGAGTCCTGGCAGGATGGGTTCTATCAAGACAATCttacactgaagaaatgaaatagTTTAGACGTAAAAGAATCAATTTGTAAATAAACTTCTGAATCATAATGCGATTCTCAGCTGAATGACCCTTTtcttcagagatttttttcttaacagctcCCCCCAAAGAATATGCAaatgcttttatcttttaaaaattttgacgaTCTAAAGAAATCATCTGATATAAACATTCTGATTTTACTCTTGAAACCTTAGTCTGCTGATATCAACAGTAATGTTATAAAAATCATAGCAGCAGTTAACAGGTTTGAACCTCTATTGGAAAGATTGCACCCTTTAGACATGGTAGTCAATGTGACTAAGATATAGCAGCTATTTTCTAGAGTACTAATAATCTAGGAGCACCAACAAGAAGTAAACAGATATGGTAGCAAAGCGAAAATGAAGTCTGAATATTCAGATTTTTAGACTCATCACAGGATTCAAGAGAACATATTCCTGTTTGTGTTTTTAGCAACGCAttaaatgctaaattttatagCATGGTTTTTCTATTGCAAATCACTAACATGCTCTGGTTATGAAACATCTGGATGTATTAAAACAATCATTGGTTCAGAGGCACCTGTCCTGGACATCCATTGGGCAAATTTAATGATTCTGCACTTTACAAAATACAtaacaaataatacaaataataaccAGGTTTAAACCTGTCTTCCCTTCTATAGACACAAAAGAGCCAAGAGAATAGTCAACCATCTAAACAAGTCTTTATGAACCTGGTagatatttataatagttaaagAACGTGCTTCTTTATAGCTCAGCCAGATAATATTCATTAGAACCTGACATCCCAGTCGAGGAGGTGTCTTTTGAACTTGATTGTATATTTGCATGGACTTGTCTGCAGAAGAAAGGCAACATGCCGTAGCTAACCCTGGGATCGTGTCCCAGCTATGAGCTATGTAATCCTGGGAAAGATACTCAGTTTTCTGGCCCCAATTTAGCTTGATAAATTTAAGGGTACAATTTAAAATGAAAGGCTTAactgaataatttttaagagcCCTTTTGATTCTTATATTCTATAGTCTATGCTTTATCTCCCCAGATTTATAACATCACTGAGATCTacgtatccattcatccatccaaccatccaatacatatttattgtgaCTAACTACTTACCAGGTGCTATTGTAGATACTTGGGATGAATCTGTGAATAAAATCAACAAGGTCTCTCATTTTAAAGCTTATGTTGTAGTGGGGTAGCCAGAcagtaaacaagaaaacaaagcagacaGCAACCTCAGGTAATATGCTAGAAAATgacttgtggtgtgttttggattGAGTGGTCAGTGGTTGCTGGAGAAGTAAGAAGCAGCCATGTGAAAATCagagagaacattccaggcaaagaAACAACACATTCAAAGCCCTGGGGACCAACTTCTTGTGTTTGAGGAATAGAAAGGAGAACAGTGTGACTGCAGTGTGGTGAGTGACTGGTATAAAATGGTGTTAGGGGGACAGGGTAGATCACGCAAGTCATGGAAAGTAGCGTAAAGagttagattttcttttaaatgagatGGGAAGGCCCTGGGTGTTTTATAAACAGGGCAAGTATACTATCTGATTATAAAGAAGATTATTCTGATTCCCCTGAGGAGACTGGATGGTGAATGGGCACGAGTGAGAGCAGAAAGTTAGGAAGCTCTTTTCATCCCAGAGAGAGATAATGCTGGTTTGGACCAGTTGCAGCTTAGATGGAGAAATGGGTAGATTCTACTGGAAATAGAAGAGAGGGGCAGGAAATTAGACTTTCTTCCTGTAGAAGGATTTCAACAGTGATCCTCTAAGACTCAGTCTATAGTGACCACTTTGTAGCTTCACGTGGTTGCCTGCTTCCATTATACTTCCTCTTGCTGTTGCTAGCGACACTTCAACCTCAGACTGTACCCCAAATCTTTCATCTGCCCAAGAAGTTGTGTGACCTCGGACAAATAATCTAATCTGTCTGGGTCATCAGCTGTCtgtatgtggaaaaattggaCTTGCTGTATGACTTGTGTGTTTGCTAGGCTTGACTGTGTATGACGCTGGGCAGAAGTTGAATCatgttacaggaaacacaagTGTGAAGGTAGGGGTGTTTACAGGATGTCTGAAACATGTACAGACTGTATATGAGAGCTTATGGGGATTGGAAATGGAGATGGTTATGGCAGGGAGAGTGAGGAACATATCAAAGATAGTGTGAGAGAATATTTTGGaggataattttatattaaaaagtggTATGTGGAGTGATTTTAAGCTTgatataaaggaagaaagaacaagaagaaagagaTCGATGAGGGGAATAGTCGCAATTTTCAACTACTGGTATGACAGGGGAACTGACCAAAGAGATTTGACACCCAGTCAAAGCAGACACAGGGTATAAAAAATGGTGCTATCGTACCAGTACTCCTGACTGAATATTAGACTTGGAGATAAGAACATCCAGGGAAGGTGTAGAAAAGATTCTAGCTGCTTCAGCAGTTATAAGGAACGAACATATTCAGATTTTCCTTAAATTGTCTGTCTATCCATTAAATGTTTTAGTCATGATTATAGGGATGATCTCCTTTTGATACTATTTTTCAAATATCATCAAAGACTAAGGAGATTTTGTGATTAGGTATTTGAGCATATCTGTTCTACAGGTGCCAAAGTAATTATGAAGCAATTGATTAAATCCCCTATCTGGTTCCTTTAGTTGAAAACATTCAAATAGAAGACCAAGGATTGCCAAATCGTTTTCCAGATGGAAAGTTTAAGCATCAGGTATGTGGACACTTAAGTCAGGCTTCTTGTCAccacatttaataataaaaaggtgACCTAGGTAGTTTTTAGATTAAAAAGGGTAAAATGAATAACTAAGAGTGTCCAGTAGAAATGACACTTTGGGATCTCCAGTTACTCCTCTGATGTCAATGGCACTGTCACTCAAGAAAAACTTGGAGTGTTTTCCTTGCCATACCTAAATGCTATTATGGGCCAGGAAGATTGTCTCATTAATTTTCATTCCTCCTGACTTCATGGAAAAGCCCAGTAAGATGCTGGGACAGAGAGAGTATTATGGAAACATGTTTCTCCTCTGGAGAACCCAACAGCAAACTAGTAGCTCTCTTAATTGTTCATGGTCTCATCTAGATATGTTCTCATCCTGAATCCATAGAGAGTAAACGTTGGAAAGAACTTTAAGATGTCTTGGTCTTACTTCCTTATTTCACAGCTGAAGAGACTAAAGTCTAGAGAGGTATCCTTGTCACAGAGACTTGCTAATGGCAAAGCCAGAATTTTCCTCTGGTTTCCTTGGGAACCACTGCATTGCACTTCTATCACCCTGCACCGCTAACCATTATATTTCATCTTGCATTGGGTTATAGGTCATAGTGTGGgcccaaaaggagaaaaagctgcTGACAAAATCATCTTCAGAAGTAGAAGACAATGcctctatgtctgtgtgtgcacAAGGTGGCCGCAGACACTTTTGTTCCAAGATCTCTTTGTGGTTTACACGCTGCCATTCTAAAGTCCTTGGGAAATTTGCTCTGAACGTTTCTAAAGGAACTGTGAACCAGCTCACTGATTTTATCTCCTGCAATAGACAGTAAAGACAAGCATCAAAGCAATAGTAGTGCAACATAATTTACTTTCAGACAAATAAGTCCCCATGCAAATTATCTTTCACTTTAATCTAATGTAGCTTGCACCTATTCTCATGTGATgagtttttcccctttcccttttgcttatatttactttcagttctttaaatgaaacaagcattatttttcttctttatacttgaAAACTATTTTATTCTAGAACAAAACATCTACTCACAAAagtggaaaaatataaatgtacaatTTAACGAATAGTTACAAGACATACTACCTTACTCCTACAATTATCACAGGTCAAGAGGTAAAACATTGTCAGCCCACAGGAGCCTCTCCACCCTGTGTTTTCCTTCCCGGTTCCAATTCCTTTTCCCCTTTATACAGAAGCATCATACTGAATTTTGAGATATTCATTTGGGTTATATATTCTGTTTCTATTCTTTTGGTCATTATGCAAGAAATCACAACATGCATACTTCATTTATCAAAGTCTCAAGTTACATACACCTTTTCTAGCCTCCTAGACAATGTGTTTTAGGTTGACAGTTTCTTTCAGTACTCTAAAGATATAAGGTGTAATTCCACTGTATCATGACTTTTACTGTTGATTTTGAGATACCACCTGTCAGTCTCACAGTTGCTTCTTAGAAGGTAGTCAGTCTCTTTTCCCTGGCTGTTTTTaggatttttattatgatttgtCTAGatgtgcatattttttaaaaatctgcttgtgttttattttccagttcaACAGCTCTGTTTAACCATCTAATATGCTCTTAACTTATCTCCTGAGTTTCTAATCTCAGTGTGGGTTTTTTGGCCAATTCTAGTTGGTTCTTCTTCAAATtagttgactttttttctttaagtttcctGTGATCTATAGATATTATTACAagtttgtcttttatttccttaaacacAGAAGGCTCAATTGTTTTATTTGGGGGATctgataatttaaatatataattgtgtatttgtttttggagtctgttttttctgttgttgttttgtttccttgcatgtctgattattttttatggtatgcttgtcattataattattatttgtagatatGAGTTGAAGCCTAGGATGTAAACCTTTTCTTTctgtaatagtttgcatttttaCTTTCAAAAGCTTAGGGGTAATAATAATCCAAAATCACCTTAGACAAAGTTCAATTATTGAGATTTTCTGGACCACTGAAGTGATTTGAAGGTGGGCTATGATCTGCATGAAGGCTGGTTTACTTCTGGTTTAACCTGTATTCCAAGGATGTAGCCCTTTGGGATTTTGAGGAGCTTATTGAGGAGAATGTCTTTTACTAGATTTCTCACTTTCAGACTCTGGAAGTTGAGACATGAAAACAGAAGTGTGAATCTGGGAGAACAGCACATGCTCTCGAAGTAAAAGCAACTTCTAAACTTTGCTTATCTCTCTGGATTCTGGTTCTTCAAATTTAATCtagtaatttcttctttttttcagctCTTTAATCctttacattaatatttttagaCATTTCATTCAgcatttttggttgttttggtGTGGGAATTAGTTTGAATAATCTGGACCACCATACTGAAAACTAGAAAGCTTGTGTTTTCACAATCAAATCCCCAAGTTGAAAATCTATTCCCTAGCAATATGAGAGATATAAATTAAAGCCTACAGGTACTAGGAAAAATAAGTAACTatggtaaattttaaataaaatgaacgcACTGGTGTAAGCAGAGCCATGACAAGTGAATCCAGGAGGGTAATGCTAGTCCTGTTATAAAGTGGAACAGTTCTTTCCAAAAGCAACATGGTGGTACAGAGTGTTTTCagagtctttaaatattttgcccacatgtcaaaatatttacataaaatcaaAATGCTGAAAATAACCCCAACAGTCAACACTGGTAGAATGCTTTAACAAGTTATGATAGATGAACATCATGCCCTTTTatatagccattaaaaaggatAAGTATGATGACTACATAAAAAATGGAATGTTTATGATAACATTAACTGCCAATAGAAGAACAAAAGGAATAGGTTTgctatataaaataagtatatgtCTGGAAGGTAAAGAGCAAAAATGCACAAATGGTATTTCTATTTCACTGGAAAAGGAGGAGTAggtaatatttttccttaaaacttCTTTGTACTTGTTACATAGTTTTCTCAAGAATAAAAACAGGAATTTCAAAATTTAAGCTAAAAACTGTCATGCTAATAATTTTTCCCAAACAATTTCAGCATGAGACTTATTAAAagtcatatttaaaaagaagaagaaaaaagaaaaagaaaaaggaaggcaaaGAGTTGTTTGAACTTGTAACTGAATAACTCAGAATCTGCAACCAGGCCGAATCCATCTCAGTTTCCTTCTTCTGTGATCCCCATGTAGCTTGTAAAAACAACCTTGGTTTcctataaactttattttaaaaaatgaaaaagtaaacaaaaatctGGGTCTTTACCTTTATCATCAGACTTTGATTCAGTTCTCAATGGATGAGGTTCAGAGAAGACATGTTTCTATCATTTGAAAATGATTCATCTGTTCTTTCACTCTCTAGCAGGAGGGTATAGTGTAAATATATACTCTTATATAACCGTTCATTTTTAGTTTAAGCTGTTTTgtgctttaaaatgtttcttcccTAAACTATGTCTTTCCCCAAATCTCTCATTGTTTGACTGAAGTGCTTATCCTCCttcaatttcaattttcaaaGTCGCTTTCTCCAAGTGGCATTATCTGATTCTCCAATCAAAATGTGACTCCATCTACATTTACTTGAATAGTACTCCATTCCTAGCATGAATTATGGTGCATAACTTTATATTTATCCATCATCTGTCTCCAATATGAAATCTGCCCAAAGGCAGGAACAATTTCTGTTTGATTCATACTATGtaaatatgttatttaatatattacatattatatattcatatatgataAACAAGTCTCCAGTTAGGTTTTTTCCCAAGACACAGTTTTACCTTCATGTTCCATTTTTTGGTTGTGAAGTtccttcattttgttgcaatAAAGGTGACTTTATGAAGAGAAGAGATGACTTTTGTGCTCAAATATAATGATTAGGTCAACAGAATCATAAAATGtcacttttgctttttattttttttatccagGAGAATTCAATGCTTCTGCCACGTCTGAGATGTTTATATTTCACAATGGAGGTGTACAAATTTTATGCAAATACCCTGATACTGTCCAACAATTTAAAATGCAGTTGTTGAAAGGAAATAATATACTCTGTGATCTCACTAAAACAAAGGGAAGCGGAGACAAGGTGTCCATCACGAATCTGAACGTCTGTCAATTTCAGTTATCCAATAACagtgtctctttttttctgtataacTTGGACAGTTCTCATGCCAGCTATTACATCTGCAAACTATCAATTTTTGATCCTCCTCCTTTTCAAGTAGATATTCTAAGCaaagaatatttgaatatttacggtaagtcattgttttaattttccagACTTAAGAGTACATaggcattttaacaatttttctcACTAATGAAAAcagttaaacaaataaatatctcTTGTGTTGGAGTTCATTTCGGTGCAATTGATGGCAATAATTTATGATGAAATATATCAATACAAGGatgtttattaataataaaaataattatattaatcagTAATATGAAATTTAATCATATAGACTTCTGAGTTAGAAATAGGTTACGTTGTCTCTAAAACACACATGCCAttgaaaatcaggaaaaaaaattaggagaaatATCCAAACCCATGGCTTAATGGCTGTGCTTCTATTCACCTAAAGTTTAAGGTTTGGGTTTTGTGCTGGGAATTGTGGAATTAAGTGAGATGATTGAAAACAATAGTTTTATACCTTTACTTTCCtacttattctttttcaaaaacataGATAGCGAAGTCTTTTCTATTAACCAGATTTATAGACATATACGTGCATAGAGTCTTTTCGTTTTTAGTTTCTGGATCCTTGCTATCATACTGAGATgatgttatttatttactgtttactGGATTTCATGATTGTAACGAAGGCAAGCTTTACGGCAAGCTGTTTAATTTAAACagctcttttaaatttgttaagtgaACTTGTGATTCAGCACTGAAAGAGAAGATTTGATTCTGAGAGTTTTTCCTcaccttaatttttttccaaccCAGAATCACAGGTTTGTTGCCAGCTGAAGTTCTGGTTACCCATAGGATGTGCGGCTTTTGTTGTAGTGTGCATTTTTGGATGTGTCCTTACATGTTGGCTTACAAAAAAGGtgagcagggcttccctcgtggcgcagtggggggggggggtccaccCGCCagtgcgggggacgtgggttcgtgtcccggtccaggaggatcccacatgccgcagagcggctgcgcccgtgggccgtggctgctgggcctgcgcatccggggcctgtgctccgcaacaggagaggtcacagcagtgagaggcccgcgaaccgcaaaaaaaaaaaaaaaaaaaaaaaaaataggtgagcAACATTGATCTTTTCTTGCACTGGCTTTACTGAGGAATATGAGCAGTTATTTAATCATCAAAGTATGTATTGCTCTTGCCAGAGTAATTTGATCAACAGGTAGatgatttcttttcctccagATATGCCTACTAATTAAACTACTAACTTGGAACAGAAGCTCTTTTACTTTATAGCCACTTCATTCCAAACGGAATTCAGTGGCTTACAAAGagatatgttattattattattcaaaaaagataaggaaattggggccacagaaagacaaaaaggcagggaggagggaggagggttaaaagataaaaatagatgcttccgacttttaaaaattattacatgtGGGCTGCAAATTTGATTCTAAGTTTCCAAAGTCAGGGCAGATGAAACAAAATTTTCCACAACCAGTCAATTAAAAAACAGTCAGTGAGAAAGTCTCGTAGGGCACCATCAGTAGTTGAGAGGGAAATTGACAGCTTCTTTACATGGTAACTTATTAGGACTCCTTGCTTTTAAAGAAAACCACTGAAAAGCTAGgcagaaagatgaaagaataaCAACACCGATAACAACCAAAATCTCTCTGTGCCAGGGGATATTCTTTTTAGTCTATCACAAAACGGGTTCTCAATCAAAGAACCTATACCATTTTGCATATTATGCAAAGGTGTTAGCATCCTCAAGTATATCCATAGTGTGACGGTTGGCCATACAGTGTGTATATCTGTGTCAGAAGGGAATTtgaaaagagagataaagaaggaagaggggaagatAAGCCCCGTGGTCTAAGTCTACTGGGGAAGGAACAGTAAAGgcataaatgagaaaagacactGAGCAGAAACAGTTTTTATTTAAAGCCCTTTTCATATTGTTCTCCTACTTAGCCTAAAGTCAGGAGCCTAAGTCACATTATAACACTTTGTCATATACTGCTTcaacaaagaatagaaaacagtaacaaacacacaaacacatcccCCACAGGAATGGAGATGGGGAAGAGCAGATGACAAACCACGTTTCTGACTTTTCTTGCAGAAGTATCCTTCCAGCATGCACGACCCTAATAGTGAATACATGTTCATGGCAGCAGTGAACACTGCTAAAAAGCCTGGACCCACAGGTACAGTGACACATGGGGGCTTGGGAAGGGAAGAGCGTTCTTTACATGAAGCCtacaatttgaattttttattttaaaggaagggaAAATGTCTCTAGTATTTTCTGTAAAAagtcaaattttcattttaactgaATTTATGCTCTCTCTAGTTCATTGAAAACATGTTTGTAAACCACTATTAAAACAACCAAAAAGTTCATAAACCCCTATGGTATCAAGGCAATCTTCCAatcgatattttaaaaattggggtgaTTCTAAGTCTTCCTTGTTAAAAAGTTCATTAAGTCATACGATGAGATTTATTGAATATCATTTTAGTGTAAATTACTGAGTGAGGCACTGTGGGGGATACAAAGATATGAAGGTTTTCGACTGAGATTTGGAAGAAAGATCTGGGCTGGTATTCCcaaggggaagaaggagaaatttGTGAAGATATTGTTATTTCAACGTAAAAAATGTGCATGGTTAGAGAAATTGGATGGCTGTGGAAGTCAGCTAGGTGGGACTTTGACCTTCTTCATTCAGAGTGAGTGTTGTCAACTGCAGTGTTCTTAAGTTGAGGACCATCCCAGAAAGTCTGAAATATCCATTCTTGTAAATCTTATGCCTTTGAGGTTGCAGTGATGGAAGGTGTATAATGAGACAGAAGCCACTGCATTTTTGCCACCACTCAGTGGTAAAGGACTTGTATAAAAGGGATGCACAAAACACCTGTAATCATGGAATTAAAGCGCGGGAAGGGGCTGAATCTCCTTtagccctcatttttttttagatgaaaGAAATTGATGTTTCTTCTGGTGTTCGGTGATTCTTTGGTTCTCCAGAGAGTTGACACCATAGCTTTGACACTAGCAAagagcttgtgtttcattattctgctattggaaaaaaaaaaatcttttctctcaATCTCTGTGCTTGTAATAATGTGTCTCTCTTAATTTGGGTCCCtgaaagcagaccctgagacagaCACTTGGATGCAAGTAGTTTATTCGGAAGGAAGAAGGGGTGAGGGaacagggagagggagacaggaaAGGCAGAAAGCAGATGAAGGTTGCATTACTAAGATCTCAGCTAGAGGCCACAGGACGTCTGAGAAGTATACAGATGTCTCCCAGAATTGTTCTTCCGAAGGATGGCAAATGGGGCATTTATCCATCGGCTCCCATCCCCACTGGCTTGGGGTTGCCTGCAGGATGCATTAATCTCCTTTGTTCCTGAGTCTTGCTCTGTGCAGGCCATGAGGCTGCTCTTAAGCCTTCAGAGAAAGCCCTGaggcagaaaagcagagaaatgcAGGGTGGGGCTATTTTGCTAGAATAGTCAGCATACTCAGAAGTGGTGCAGCTGAAATCAGAGGGGGGTAGTTTCATGCCCGATCTACCAAGCCTAGCATATATCTTGCAATTACATGTAAACA encodes:
- the ICOS gene encoding inducible T-cell costimulator, which codes for MKSDLWYFSLFCFQVEVLTGEFNASATSEMFIFHNGGVQILCKYPDTVQQFKMQLLKGNNILCDLTKTKGSGDKVSITNLNVCQFQLSNNSVSFFLYNLDSSHASYYICKLSIFDPPPFQVDILSKEYLNIYESQVCCQLKFWLPIGCAAFVVVCIFGCVLTCWLTKKKYPSSMHDPNSEYMFMAAVNTAKKPGPTDVTRNLELSGTQA